A window from Actinomycetota bacterium encodes these proteins:
- the ubiE gene encoding bifunctional demethylmenaquinone methyltransferase/2-methoxy-6-polyprenyl-1,4-benzoquinol methylase UbiE gives MEEKGFREGDKVNNLASAGEKERYVKSIFSTIAKRYDLLNTLLSFGLHRHWKRFAVKLADLSPGDTALDICSGTGDLAILLSRKVGLEGKVVALDFCQEMLKLAQEKIEATEISNCTFVHGNAEELEFPTESFNAVTVGFGMRNVANIDKVFKEMHRVLKPYGRAICLEFSHPTSLIFRILYDFYSFKILPRIGGFISGKSDAYFYLPNSIREFPSQDELKIIMEKVGFSEVRYYNLTGGIVAIHLGIKC, from the coding sequence ATGGAGGAGAAAGGCTTTCGAGAGGGAGATAAGGTAAACAATCTAGCTTCGGCTGGGGAAAAAGAGAGATATGTTAAATCGATATTTTCCACCATAGCCAAACGTTACGATCTTTTAAATACGCTTTTAAGCTTCGGCTTGCATCGCCATTGGAAAAGATTTGCGGTAAAATTAGCTGACCTATCTCCTGGAGATACCGCTCTGGATATCTGCTCAGGTACCGGAGATCTGGCAATTCTTCTTTCCAGGAAGGTCGGATTGGAGGGGAAGGTCGTTGCCCTTGATTTTTGTCAAGAGATGCTGAAGCTGGCTCAGGAGAAAATCGAGGCGACGGAGATCAGCAATTGTACCTTTGTCCATGGGAATGCCGAAGAACTGGAGTTTCCGACGGAATCCTTCAACGCGGTGACTGTGGGTTTTGGCATGAGAAACGTCGCCAATATCGATAAGGTATTCAAGGAGATGCACCGAGTGTTAAAACCCTATGGAAGGGCAATTTGTCTGGAGTTCAGCCATCCCACATCCCTCATTTTTAGGATACTTTACGATTTTTATTCCTTTAAGATTCTCCCCAGAATCGGGGGGTTCATCTCCGGGAAGTCCGATGCCTATTTTTATCTACCTAATTCGATCAGGGAGTTCCCCAGCCAGGATGAGTTGAAAATCATCATGGAAAAGGTGGGCTTCAGCGAGGTTCGATACTACAATTTAACCGGAGGAATAGTGGCCATACATTTGGGAATAAAATGTTGA